The genome window ATTTTCAGCTTGGATATGATCTGGTGCTAAATCATAGCCATCTTTAGACTTACGTTGATATTCCGTATTGAGTAACTGATTGATTTCGTACCAAGGTACGGTCAGGCTGATTTCACCTTCAGCGAATGGGCCTAATGCATACGGCGGATAAATAAATTTCACCCCATCATCGGTAAATAAGAAATCTTCCGAAACATAAAAGTCTTGTTTCGGGGTAAAGGTGCTGTATTTGCCGTTTGCATCCGGTTCGTTACGCTGTTCGTAATGACTCCACAAAATCGCAGAGAGTTCCACTTGTTTTGCTGGAGAGAGTAGGTCATCCAGTAAAATAATACGTTTTTTATTTACATCGATATTAAAATATTTGGTGTGGTAGTTATTATGTGCGCCGCCGCTGTATTCATCATAGTTTTGGAAAAAGGTTACGATATTATGGCGTTGTCCTAAATAAATCGTCTCCGCCGTTTGGGTAATACCTAAGGTTTCCCCTTCTTTTAAAGTTGCCAAATTTTCCTGATAATCTTGTTCCAATACAGTTTTTAATTGGCTTAACTCATCACCATTTATTGCATTGCGATCAATTTTACTATTGGCATCGGCAGTTACCGGTTGATAAGTAATTAATACTTGTTTCGCCAATAAATTATCCAACCAATCAAAACCGGTCTTTGCCAAGCTAACAAAATAGTATTGCTCTGCCGACATAATTGCTTGTTCTTGATCGGCTTGCGGCTTAAATTTGATGCGTTCTTGTTTGGCAAAAAACGGATAAATTTCGGCATTTAGGGCTGGAATCGTTTGAGGAATATTCGATTTTTCCACTACGGTTTGTTGTAATGCGGTCAATTTTTGTTGAGAGTCTGTAATTTGCTGATTTAATTGCGTAATTGTTTGCTCCGCTTGTTGCAATTTTTCGGTTAATGCTTGGTTGTTTTTATCATCGCAAGCTGTAAGCATTAATGTTGCGGCAATTAATAGGCTAAGTGCTGTTTTATTCATAAAAGTGCCTTGATAAGAGAGAGAAAATTATAGCTAAAAATAGCAAAATCAGTATAAATTGCAATCCATTTCAGATTTTTTATCTTGCATAGGTTATGATATTTGCCTTGCTTATAACAGTATGAAAATGCGATAATAAAACGCTTTTTTGTCTGGCAAAATTGCCAGTTTATTTGTAACAAATAAGCAAAAAAGTACCGCTTGTTGATAATCTAAATTGCAAGCCTAAGTGATTGATTTTGCGGTTAATTCGAGACAAGAAGATGCAACGTAAGACAAAAAATATCGCTTATTACACCCTCCGATTTTAATTTGCTTTAGACAGTCGGGAGACTGCCCCTAATCCGTTAAGGAATACAAAGGTATTCCGTTTTATATAAAGGATTTCATTTAGTCGTGTAATTTACACCCAAAAGTAAATTGAATCGGGCGGTAATTTAAAAGTAAAAAATGAATAATGAGAAAACACAATGAAAAGAATGTTAATCAATGCGACTCAAAAAGAAGAGTTGCGAGTTGCACTCGTTGATGGGCAACGTTTGTTCGATTTAGATATCGAAAGCCCAGGACACGAGCAAAAAAAATCGAATATCTACAAGGGGAAAATCGCCCGTGTTGAGCCAAGTCTTGAAGCCGCTTTCGTTGATTACGGTGCAGAACGTCACGGTTTCCTTCCTTTAAAAGAAATCTCACGTGAATACTTCCCAGCGGATTATGTATTCAACGGTCGCCCGAATATCAAAGATATTATCAAAGAAGGGCAAGAAGTTATCGTACAGGTGAATAAAGAAGAACGTGGTAATAAAGGTGCTTGCGTTGACCACTTTTATCTCGCTTGCCGGTAGCTATTTAGTTTTAATGCCGAATAATCCACGTGCCGGCGGGATCTCTCGCCGTATCGAAGGTGATGAGCGTTTAGAGTTAAAAGAAGCGTTAGATTGCTTAGATGTGCCAGAAGATGTCGGTTTAATCGTGCGTACCGCTGGCGTAGGCAAATCGCCAGAAGAGCTTCAATGGGACTTAAAAGTGTTGTTACACCATTGGGAAGCAATTAAAAAAGCGGCGGAATCTCGTCCGGCTCCATTCCTTATCCATCAAGAAAGTGATGTGATTGTTCGTGCGATCCGTGATTATCTCCGCCGTGATATCGGTGAAATCTTAATTGATAACAAAAAAATCTTCGAAAAAGCGAAAAACCATATTCGTCTAGTGCGTCCAGATTTCATCAATCGTGTGCGTTTATATGAAGGTGAAGTACCGTTATTCAGTCATTATCAAATCGAATCACAAATCGAATCGGCGTTCCAACGTGAAGTGCGTTTACCGTCAGGCGGTTCAATCGTGATTGACGTAACTGAAGCATTAACGGCGATTGATATTAACTCATCACGCTCAACCCGTGGTGGCGATATCGAAGAGACTGCGTTAAATACCAACTTAGAAGCGGCGGATGAAATTGCACGTCAATTACGTTTACGTGACTTAGGTGGTTTGATTGTCATCGACTTTATCGATATGACTCCGGTGCGCCACCAACGTGAAGTGGAAAACCGTATCCGTGAAGCGACACGCCAAGACCGTGCACGTATTCAGTTCGGTC of Actinobacillus arthritidis contains these proteins:
- a CDS encoding RsiV family protein is translated as MNKTALSLLIAATLMLTACDDKNNQALTEKLQQAEQTITQLNQQITDSQQKLTALQQTVVEKSNIPQTIPALNAEIYPFFAKQERIKFKPQADQEQAIMSAEQYYFVSLAKTGFDWLDNLLAKQVLITYQPVTADANSKIDRNAINGDELSQLKTVLEQDYQENLATLKEGETLGITQTAETIYLGQRHNIVTFFQNYDEYSGGAHNNYHTKYFNIDVNKKRIILLDDLLSPAKQVELSAILWSHYEQRNEPDANGKYSTFTPKQDFYVSEDFLFTDDGVKFIYPPYALGPFAEGEISLTVPWYEINQLLNTEYQRKSKDGYDLAPDHIQAENE